A genomic segment from uncultured Marinifilum sp. encodes:
- a CDS encoding DUF4290 domain-containing protein, protein MDYNSNRKHLVLPEYGRNVQKMVDFAMTVEDKDERNRVAKSIIAVMGNMYPHLRDVSDFRHKLWDHLAIMSNFSMDIDSPYEAPTKEKLAERPEKIPYSNQRIKYKHYGKTIEALIEKAIELEDPKEKEALIQMIANHMKKSFINWNKDSVPDDKIFQDIIHLSGGKLQIPEEMKLRESRDKDFSKKNMKRKNPRDHRNDNRKFQKKR, encoded by the coding sequence ATGGATTATAATTCAAACAGGAAACATCTTGTTCTTCCTGAATATGGACGAAACGTCCAGAAAATGGTTGACTTTGCAATGACTGTTGAAGACAAAGATGAGAGAAACCGTGTAGCAAAAAGTATAATTGCTGTAATGGGTAATATGTATCCTCACCTAAGAGATGTTAGTGATTTTAGACATAAACTATGGGATCATTTAGCAATCATGTCTAATTTTAGCATGGATATCGACTCTCCTTATGAAGCCCCAACTAAAGAAAAACTGGCCGAAAGACCAGAGAAAATACCTTACAGTAATCAGCGCATTAAGTATAAGCATTACGGTAAAACAATAGAAGCTTTAATAGAAAAAGCAATTGAATTAGAAGATCCCAAAGAAAAGGAAGCTTTAATTCAAATGATTGCTAATCACATGAAAAAATCATTTATCAACTGGAATAAAGATAGTGTTCCTGACGATAAAATTTTTCAGGATATCATTCACCTTTCCGGAGGAAAACTTCAAATTCCTGAAGAAATGAAACTTAGAGAAAGCAGAGACAAAGACTTTTCTAAAAAAAATATGAAAAGGAAAAATCCGAGGGATCATCGAAACGACAACAGAAAATTTCAAAAAAAGAGATAA
- a CDS encoding UvrD-helicase domain-containing protein, giving the protein MEYLDELNPVQREAVENITGASLVIAGAGSGKTRVLTYRIAHLLNKGIKPYSILALTFTNKAAKEMKDRISSIVGYQQAQSLWMGTFHSIFSKILRYEAEHLGFDSNFTIYDTQDSRNLFRAIIKEMQLDDKVYKANEVQNRISSAKNNLVTASAYAQNAKAQKADMQSRRPLIHEIYKRYSHRCRQANAMDFDDLLLQTNILFKSKPEILAKYQDKFKYVLVDEYQDTNYSQYLIVKKLAENHKNVCVVGDDAQSIYSFRGAKIENILNFRNDYPDYKLYKLEQNYRSTQTIVNAANSIIHKNKGQIKKVSFSENDMGDKIKVIKALTDNEEGYLISNDIFETRMREHCSYQDFAILYRTNAQSRIFEESLRKLNLPYKIYGGLSFYQRKEIKDLLAYCRMTVNPNDEEAIKRIINYPKRGIGSTTISKLQNAAAQNACSMWNIICGLHQRPYGLNAGTISKLTKFANLIDGFQSKLETESAFDMASDIAKSTGIIKELYNDRSPEGVSRHENIQELLNGIQEFTQNALEEGKDLHLPNFLEDVALLTDQDNEKDEDRDKITLMTIHSAKGLEFPYLFIVGLEEELFPSQMASGTSQELEEERRLFYVALTRAEKRATLSFARSRYKWGNMSYPRPSRFIREIDEKYLEFGYDEAPEFAENTSNHNQSHTEYEIPSQSRKFQQKRNISSKPKLTKPLARTNTNEDNDPNFTPSNPELIQAGMVVEHQRFGKGKVLQVEGSKPNIKASVFFKTVGQKQLLLKFAKLKIIG; this is encoded by the coding sequence ATGGAATATTTAGATGAGTTAAACCCAGTTCAAAGAGAAGCCGTAGAAAATATTACGGGAGCATCACTTGTAATTGCAGGTGCTGGCTCGGGAAAAACAAGGGTTCTTACTTACAGAATTGCTCACTTATTAAACAAGGGTATAAAACCATACTCTATACTTGCCCTTACTTTTACAAATAAGGCTGCAAAAGAAATGAAAGATAGAATTAGCAGCATAGTAGGATATCAGCAAGCTCAAAGTCTTTGGATGGGCACATTTCACTCTATTTTTTCTAAAATTTTAAGATACGAAGCCGAACATCTGGGCTTCGATTCTAATTTTACAATATACGATACTCAGGATTCTCGAAATTTATTTCGCGCTATTATAAAAGAAATGCAGCTTGACGATAAAGTTTACAAAGCAAACGAGGTTCAAAACCGCATTTCATCGGCAAAAAACAATTTGGTTACAGCAAGTGCTTATGCTCAAAATGCAAAAGCACAAAAAGCCGATATGCAATCGCGACGCCCTTTAATTCATGAAATATATAAGAGGTACAGTCATCGATGCCGACAAGCAAATGCTATGGATTTTGATGATTTATTACTTCAAACAAATATACTGTTTAAAAGCAAGCCTGAAATTTTAGCTAAATATCAAGATAAATTTAAATATGTACTAGTTGATGAGTATCAGGATACAAATTATTCGCAATATTTAATTGTAAAAAAACTGGCCGAAAACCATAAAAATGTTTGTGTAGTGGGCGACGATGCTCAAAGTATTTATTCATTTCGCGGTGCAAAAATTGAAAACATACTAAATTTCAGAAACGATTATCCTGATTACAAGCTATACAAACTTGAACAGAACTACAGATCTACACAAACAATTGTAAATGCAGCCAACAGTATCATTCATAAAAATAAGGGGCAAATAAAAAAAGTTTCCTTTTCTGAGAACGATATGGGCGATAAGATAAAGGTTATTAAAGCCTTAACCGACAACGAAGAAGGATATTTAATCTCGAACGACATATTCGAAACCCGAATGCGTGAGCATTGCTCGTATCAGGATTTTGCAATTCTATACAGAACAAATGCACAATCAAGAATTTTTGAAGAATCGCTACGAAAGCTTAATTTACCATATAAAATATATGGAGGCTTATCCTTTTATCAACGAAAGGAGATTAAAGATTTATTAGCTTACTGCAGAATGACTGTAAACCCTAACGATGAAGAAGCAATAAAACGAATAATTAATTATCCAAAACGGGGAATTGGTTCAACAACAATAAGTAAATTACAAAATGCTGCAGCTCAAAATGCCTGCAGCATGTGGAATATTATATGTGGATTACACCAACGACCTTATGGTTTAAATGCCGGAACAATTTCTAAGCTTACAAAATTTGCCAATTTAATAGATGGTTTTCAAAGCAAATTAGAAACAGAAAGTGCTTTCGATATGGCTAGTGACATTGCCAAATCAACCGGAATTATAAAAGAACTTTATAACGACAGATCGCCCGAAGGAGTTTCCCGACATGAAAATATTCAGGAATTATTAAATGGTATTCAGGAATTTACACAAAATGCTCTGGAAGAAGGTAAAGATTTGCATTTACCAAATTTTCTTGAGGATGTAGCTCTGCTAACAGATCAGGACAACGAAAAAGATGAAGATCGCGACAAGATAACTTTAATGACAATTCACTCAGCAAAAGGATTAGAATTTCCATATCTTTTTATTGTTGGACTAGAAGAAGAATTATTCCCATCGCAAATGGCAAGCGGCACATCTCAGGAATTAGAAGAAGAGAGAAGATTGTTTTATGTTGCCCTAACGCGAGCAGAAAAAAGAGCAACTTTATCTTTCGCACGATCGAGATACAAATGGGGAAATATGAGTTATCCTCGTCCAAGCCGATTTATTCGTGAAATTGATGAAAAATATTTAGAATTTGGCTATGATGAAGCTCCTGAATTCGCAGAAAACACATCAAATCACAACCAAAGCCATACTGAGTATGAAATACCCAGCCAATCCAGAAAATTTCAGCAAAAAAGAAATATTTCTTCGAAACCAAAACTTACAAAGCCATTAGCTCGTACTAATACAAATGAAGATAATGATCCTAACTTTACACCCTCAAATCCTGAATTAATTCAGGCTGGAATGGTTGTTGAGCATCAGAGATTCGGAAAAGGAAAAGTATTACAAGTAGAAGGCAGTAAACCTAACATTAAAGCAAGTGTATTTTTCAAAACTGTAGGACAAAAACAACTCCTCCTAAAGTTTGCAAAACTTAAAATTATAGGATAA
- a CDS encoding TlpA disulfide reductase family protein → MTKLKVLLILFAFSFSAITSNAALLKSESAKEGFNVGDKLPEIIAKSINGKEIKLSSLEGKVVLVDFWASWCPPCRAENPRIVSAYKQFKNRKFKNGNGFTIYSFSLDKKLANWKAAISKDKLNWEYHVSELKGWHSPTSNKFGINSIPANFLIDGNGIILAKNLRGEKLELVLQYYLKK, encoded by the coding sequence ATGACGAAATTGAAAGTCTTACTAATATTATTCGCATTCTCTTTTTCAGCCATTACATCTAATGCAGCTCTATTAAAAAGCGAATCAGCAAAAGAAGGTTTTAATGTTGGAGATAAATTGCCGGAAATTATAGCTAAATCGATAAATGGCAAAGAAATAAAACTTAGCTCTTTAGAGGGTAAAGTTGTTTTGGTCGATTTTTGGGCTTCCTGGTGTCCTCCTTGTAGAGCTGAAAATCCAAGAATTGTATCAGCCTATAAGCAGTTTAAAAATAGAAAATTTAAAAATGGAAACGGATTCACTATTTATAGTTTTTCTCTAGATAAAAAACTAGCCAATTGGAAAGCAGCAATTTCAAAGGATAAACTAAATTGGGAATACCATGTTAGTGAGTTAAAAGGCTGGCACTCTCCTACTTCTAATAAATTTGGTATAAATTCTATTCCTGCAAATTTTCTTATTGATGGAAATGGAATTATTCTGGCAAAAAATCTTAGAGGAGAAAAACTGGAATTAGTACTTCAATATTATCTAAAAAAATAA
- a CDS encoding gliding motility-associated C-terminal domain-containing protein, translated as MMKFKFDLLQIVKIFRPILFLLALLISNQVFSQITSSNANYSTLSEYTSSPQDSIYVFCDKIGAGTGELKANSPNGLSGWTFEWTKWDETATDFTIAISTENGLSSIITNLSNGLYKVVMSKSGETNVEDQAWVLNNSNSNPILSLDLLDCVGVHFKSSFAKNNLQYFDIPSTTLLSVPVDDRIVFSLYRNGEVVQSTPLNNYDGSDKSFIDTEAYEGDETYLMSFLDQYACEFTSDVVSTPTYVVKADFTVNPETGEAPLDVEFSNVSINATEYEWFLYQDYDRINEEALNTEDSLLLDAILIDENIDPYTYLHPGNYFVKLIVKSDKGPDVCVDEMILTTPIVVDTSLVQVPNVFTPNGDGKNDVWRAKSQSLKSFHAIVFNRWGRVVYEWKNPDEGWNGKVNGKWATPGTYFYVITAVGREEQTKKYTKKGSFMLIRK; from the coding sequence ATGATGAAATTCAAGTTTGATTTACTGCAAATTGTAAAAATATTCCGACCTATTCTCTTTTTGTTGGCATTGTTAATTTCTAATCAGGTGTTTTCACAGATTACATCTTCCAATGCCAATTATTCTACACTATCTGAATATACCAGTTCGCCACAAGATTCTATATATGTGTTCTGCGATAAAATTGGTGCGGGTACTGGAGAACTTAAGGCCAATTCGCCTAATGGCCTATCTGGCTGGACTTTTGAATGGACAAAATGGGATGAAACAGCAACAGATTTTACAATTGCTATATCTACAGAAAATGGATTGTCTTCTATAATTACAAACCTTTCTAACGGACTCTATAAAGTTGTAATGTCGAAGAGTGGAGAGACAAATGTTGAAGATCAGGCTTGGGTTCTTAATAATTCAAATTCGAATCCTATTTTAAGTCTCGACTTGTTAGATTGTGTAGGGGTACATTTTAAATCATCATTTGCAAAGAATAATTTGCAATATTTTGATATTCCATCCACAACTTTGTTAAGTGTTCCTGTTGATGATCGTATTGTTTTTAGTCTATATAGAAATGGAGAGGTAGTACAGTCTACTCCTCTAAATAATTACGATGGTTCTGATAAGAGTTTTATTGATACGGAGGCTTATGAGGGAGACGAAACATATTTAATGTCGTTTTTAGATCAATATGCTTGTGAGTTTACTTCTGATGTTGTAAGTACGCCTACCTATGTTGTAAAAGCCGATTTCACGGTTAATCCAGAAACGGGGGAGGCACCTCTTGATGTAGAATTTTCAAATGTTTCAATAAATGCTACTGAGTATGAATGGTTTTTATATCAAGATTATGATAGAATTAATGAGGAAGCTTTAAATACAGAAGATAGTCTGTTATTGGATGCTATTCTAATTGATGAAAATATCGATCCATATACGTATTTGCACCCAGGTAACTATTTTGTGAAGTTAATAGTTAAATCTGATAAAGGCCCTGATGTTTGTGTTGATGAGATGATTTTAACTACACCAATTGTTGTAGATACTTCTTTGGTTCAGGTTCCGAATGTATTTACGCCTAATGGAGATGGCAAAAATGATGTTTGGAGGGCAAAGTCGCAATCTTTAAAGAGTTTTCATGCTATTGTTTTTAATCGATGGGGCAGAGTTGTTTATGAATGGAAAAATCCTGATGAAGGATGGAATGGAAAAGTAAATGGAAAATGGGCTACTCCGGGTACTTATTTTTATGTTATTACTGCTGTTGGTAGGGAAGAACAAACAAAAAAGTACACCAAGAAAGGTTCGTTTATGCTCATAAGGAAATAA
- a CDS encoding ABC transporter permease encodes MNKIFIIIQREYLSRVKKKSFLILTFLTPLLIAGIYAFMIWMMLKDDTEQRTIAVINESQLIEPVKSTEYTSFNYLNNANFDDVKSQMENKGYYAILVIPNDILEKQSAELFSYKQVTIEVKSEVGSQIRQHIEKIKRSKIIAEANMPDLEQKLAATKTPIAMKTIKFGEGGEVKQSSTEIAMGIGFVASFIIYMFIFLYGVQVMRGVIEEKSNRIVEVIISSVKPFQLMMGKIVGVAMVGLTQFIMWVILSGVIITIGTAVILPGIDVDTLQQAQTISELPEGAANMNVEQFKMAQEIFGTFDLAYVASILGAFVFFFLGGYLLYSALFAAVGSAVDNETETQQFMMPITIPLILALYIGFAVAKNPESSLAFWGSIIPFTSPIVMLVRIPFGVPLWELLLSMVLLIGTFLFITWIAAKIYRTGILMYGKKVSYKEIWKWLRYHN; translated from the coding sequence ATGAATAAAATTTTTATCATTATACAAAGAGAATATCTTTCTCGAGTAAAAAAGAAATCATTTTTAATTTTAACTTTTCTTACTCCATTGTTAATTGCCGGCATATACGCTTTTATGATATGGATGATGCTAAAAGATGATACCGAGCAAAGAACAATTGCTGTTATTAATGAATCGCAATTAATTGAGCCAGTAAAAAGTACCGAATACACAAGCTTTAATTATCTTAACAATGCCAATTTTGATGATGTAAAAAGCCAAATGGAAAACAAAGGCTATTATGCTATTCTTGTAATTCCTAACGACATATTAGAAAAACAAAGTGCAGAACTTTTCTCCTACAAACAAGTTACCATAGAAGTTAAATCGGAAGTAGGCTCTCAAATAAGGCAACACATCGAAAAAATAAAACGATCTAAAATTATTGCAGAGGCCAACATGCCCGATTTAGAACAGAAACTAGCTGCCACAAAAACACCAATAGCAATGAAAACCATTAAGTTTGGCGAAGGTGGTGAAGTAAAACAAAGCTCTACCGAAATTGCAATGGGAATAGGTTTTGTAGCAAGCTTTATTATTTACATGTTTATTTTCCTTTACGGAGTTCAAGTAATGCGGGGAGTAATCGAAGAAAAAAGCAATCGTATTGTAGAGGTTATCATCTCATCGGTAAAACCATTTCAGCTAATGATGGGTAAAATTGTTGGTGTTGCAATGGTAGGGTTAACACAATTTATTATGTGGGTTATACTATCGGGTGTAATTATTACCATTGGAACAGCGGTTATTCTGCCTGGTATCGATGTAGATACACTACAACAAGCTCAAACAATTTCAGAGTTGCCCGAAGGAGCTGCTAATATGAATGTAGAACAATTTAAAATGGCTCAGGAAATTTTCGGGACTTTCGATTTAGCTTACGTAGCAAGTATTCTGGGTGCCTTTGTATTCTTTTTCCTTGGCGGATATTTATTATACTCAGCCTTATTTGCAGCCGTTGGTAGTGCTGTTGATAACGAAACAGAAACTCAACAATTTATGATGCCAATTACAATACCCTTAATTTTGGCTTTATACATTGGCTTTGCAGTAGCAAAAAATCCTGAAAGCAGTTTAGCCTTTTGGGGATCAATTATACCATTTACCTCACCTATTGTAATGCTAGTAAGAATTCCTTTTGGAGTACCATTATGGGAACTTTTATTATCAATGGTATTATTAATAGGAACTTTCCTGTTTATTACCTGGATTGCAGCGAAAATATATCGCACAGGTATTTTAATGTACGGAAAAAAAGTTTCCTACAAAGAAATATGGAAATGGCTTCGATATCATAAT
- a CDS encoding ATP-binding cassette domain-containing protein → MTFFEAKDVVKQYAEHKALNKVSIAVPKGSIFGLLGPNGAGKTTLIRIINQITGPDSGQVFFDGQALKPEDVKRIGYLPEERGLYKKMKVGEQALYLAQLKGMSQKEATTKLKTWFEKFDILQWWDKKVEELSKGMQQKIQFIVTILHEPELLIFDEPFSGFDPINTNLLKKEILELRDKGATIIFSTHNMGSVEEICDHIALINKSEKILDGPVEQIKKKYRTNTYEITYTGEFDKLDQILKSDFEIVDQKKGIESNSLKIKLNNGSSSNELLAQLLPYLNIISFSEIIPSMNDIFIRVVNENKTI, encoded by the coding sequence ATGACATTTTTCGAAGCAAAAGACGTTGTTAAACAATATGCCGAGCATAAAGCCCTTAATAAAGTAAGTATTGCCGTTCCTAAAGGCAGTATTTTCGGGCTATTAGGACCAAATGGAGCCGGAAAAACAACACTTATTCGTATTATCAATCAGATTACAGGTCCCGATTCAGGACAAGTTTTCTTTGATGGACAAGCACTAAAACCTGAAGATGTAAAACGCATTGGATACCTTCCCGAGGAAAGAGGTTTGTATAAGAAAATGAAAGTTGGAGAGCAAGCTTTATATTTGGCACAACTAAAAGGTATGAGCCAAAAAGAAGCAACTACAAAATTAAAAACCTGGTTCGAAAAATTCGATATTCTTCAGTGGTGGGATAAAAAAGTGGAAGAACTCTCGAAAGGAATGCAACAAAAAATTCAATTTATTGTTACCATTCTACATGAACCAGAACTGTTAATATTCGACGAACCCTTTAGTGGATTCGATCCTATTAACACCAATCTACTAAAAAAAGAAATTCTTGAGCTTCGCGATAAAGGTGCAACTATAATATTTTCTACTCACAATATGGGTTCTGTTGAAGAGATATGCGATCATATTGCATTAATAAACAAATCGGAGAAAATTTTAGATGGACCAGTAGAACAAATCAAGAAAAAATACAGAACCAACACCTACGAAATAACTTATACAGGAGAATTTGATAAACTGGACCAAATATTAAAATCAGATTTTGAAATCGTAGATCAGAAAAAAGGTATTGAATCCAATAGTTTAAAAATTAAATTAAATAACGGTTCAAGCTCCAACGAGCTATTAGCACAACTTTTACCTTATTTAAATATTATTTCTTTCAGCGAAATTATTCCTAGCATGAATGATATTTTTATTAGAGTTGTTAACGAAAACAAAACAATCTAA
- a CDS encoding nucleotide exchange factor GrpE, translating to MTKDKSKSKQEKLEEKDLETTVDQTVEEQELKEEPKAEKKKEKKKSAKEKKADELEELGQKLQEINDKYMRLSAEFDNYRKRTLKEKMELTKSAGEKILVNVLPVMDNFERALQSMDDAKDIEALKEGVQLIYSNFKDFISQNGVKEIEAVNQEFDTDIHEAITKIPAPSEDLKGKVVDCVEKGYTLNEKVIRFSKVVVGE from the coding sequence ATGACAAAAGATAAAAGCAAATCAAAACAAGAAAAATTGGAAGAGAAGGATTTGGAAACTACTGTAGATCAAACAGTAGAAGAACAAGAGCTTAAAGAAGAGCCTAAAGCAGAAAAAAAGAAGGAAAAGAAAAAATCTGCCAAAGAAAAAAAAGCAGATGAACTGGAAGAATTAGGACAAAAACTTCAGGAAATTAATGACAAATACATGCGTTTATCTGCTGAGTTTGACAACTATAGAAAAAGAACATTAAAAGAAAAAATGGAGCTTACCAAATCGGCAGGTGAAAAAATTCTTGTTAATGTACTTCCTGTTATGGATAACTTTGAACGCGCCCTTCAATCAATGGATGATGCCAAAGATATTGAAGCTCTTAAAGAAGGAGTTCAATTAATATACAGCAACTTTAAGGATTTTATTAGTCAAAATGGCGTAAAAGAAATAGAAGCTGTAAACCAGGAATTTGATACTGATATCCACGAAGCAATCACAAAAATACCTGCTCCATCGGAAGATTTGAAAGGTAAAGTTGTTGATTGTGTTGAAAAAGGATACACTCTAAACGAGAAAGTAATTCGTTTCTCAAAAGTTGTTGTGGGAGAATAA
- the dnaJ gene encoding molecular chaperone DnaJ has protein sequence MSKRDYYEVLGVSKSASEAELKKAYRKKAIQFHPDKNPDDKQAEENFKEAAEAYEVLSNPEKRQRYDQFGHAGMGGASGGGFGGGGMNMEDIFSHFGDIFGGGSSFFGGGFGGGGGRSSRRVNRGSNLRVKVKLTLKEIAEGVEKKIKVKKYVECSSCNGSGAKDGSSFSTCTTCNGSGQVTRIQNTILGQMQTASTCPSCNGEGKIITNKCTKCSGEGIVRDEEVITINIPAGVAEGMQLSVSGRGNAARRGGVNGDLLILIQEEEHPDLVRDENDLLYNLFISIPDSILGTAVEIPTIDNKVKVKIDAGTQPGKILRLRGKGLPDVNGYGKGDLLVKINVWIPSNVSKDEKKILEKLQASDSFTPKPTSHEKSFFKKVRNFFE, from the coding sequence ATGTCTAAAAGAGATTATTACGAGGTACTTGGGGTTTCAAAATCAGCCTCAGAAGCCGAATTAAAGAAAGCATATCGCAAAAAGGCAATACAATTTCATCCAGATAAAAACCCGGATGATAAGCAAGCCGAAGAAAACTTTAAGGAAGCTGCTGAAGCTTATGAAGTATTAAGCAATCCTGAAAAACGTCAGCGTTACGACCAATTTGGTCATGCAGGAATGGGCGGAGCTTCCGGAGGTGGTTTCGGCGGTGGCGGAATGAATATGGAAGATATTTTCTCTCACTTTGGAGATATTTTTGGCGGAGGAAGTTCATTCTTCGGTGGAGGATTTGGCGGCGGAGGCGGTCGTAGCTCACGAAGAGTTAACAGAGGTAGTAACCTTAGAGTAAAAGTAAAACTTACTTTAAAAGAAATTGCCGAAGGTGTTGAGAAGAAAATTAAAGTAAAAAAATATGTTGAGTGTAGTTCCTGTAACGGTTCAGGAGCTAAAGATGGCTCATCTTTCTCAACTTGTACAACCTGTAACGGATCGGGTCAGGTAACAAGAATTCAGAATACTATTCTGGGACAAATGCAAACTGCATCGACCTGTCCTTCCTGTAATGGTGAAGGTAAAATTATTACCAATAAATGTACAAAATGTTCAGGCGAAGGAATTGTTCGCGACGAAGAAGTAATTACCATTAACATTCCTGCTGGTGTTGCCGAAGGAATGCAACTATCGGTTAGTGGAAGAGGTAATGCCGCTCGTCGTGGTGGTGTAAATGGCGATCTTCTTATTTTAATTCAGGAAGAAGAACACCCTGATTTGGTTCGCGATGAAAACGATCTGCTGTATAATCTATTCATTAGTATTCCCGATTCTATACTAGGAACAGCTGTTGAAATTCCAACTATCGACAATAAGGTAAAAGTTAAAATAGACGCAGGAACTCAACCTGGTAAAATTTTACGATTACGCGGAAAAGGCTTACCAGATGTAAATGGATATGGGAAAGGCGATTTACTCGTTAAAATTAACGTTTGGATACCAAGTAATGTATCTAAAGATGAAAAGAAAATTCTTGAAAAACTTCAAGCTTCAGACTCATTTACACCCAAGCCAACAAGTCATGAAAAAAGCTTTTTTAAAAAAGTAAGAAACTTTTTTGAGTAA
- the murA gene encoding UDP-N-acetylglucosamine 1-carboxyvinyltransferase, with protein MSTFEITGGKSLKGELTPQGAKNEALQILCATLLTNEKVTIHNIPNILDVNKLIELLSDLGVSVSQETKNTYSFKAENINLEYLNSPEFAKKGSSLRGSIMIIGPLLARFGKGYIPRPGGDKIGRRRLDTHFIGFQKLGAKFNFNPGENFYRVEAEKLTGTYMLLDEASVTGTANIIMAAVLAKGVTTIYNAACEPYIQQLCKMLISMGAKISGVGSNLIKIEGVSKLYGCKHRILPDMIEIGSFIGMAALTKSEITIKDVAYKELGMIPDAFRRLGIKMELRGDDIYIPKQESFEIETFIDGSILTIADAPWPGLTPDLLSVFLVVATQAKGSVLIHQKMFESRLFFTDKLIDMGAQIILCDPHRATVIGLNQEQQLRPTTMVSPDIRAGVALLIAALSADGKSTIHNIDQIDRGYENIDLRLNAIGANIKRIVN; from the coding sequence ATGAGCACATTTGAAATAACAGGAGGAAAATCTCTAAAAGGAGAATTAACTCCGCAAGGAGCAAAGAATGAAGCCCTTCAAATTCTTTGCGCTACCCTATTAACAAACGAAAAGGTTACAATTCATAATATTCCGAATATACTCGATGTTAACAAACTTATCGAATTGCTTTCGGATCTGGGAGTAAGTGTATCGCAAGAAACAAAAAACACATACTCATTTAAAGCAGAAAATATAAATCTTGAATATTTAAATTCTCCGGAGTTCGCAAAAAAAGGATCATCCTTACGAGGTTCAATTATGATTATTGGCCCTCTATTAGCTCGGTTTGGGAAAGGATATATTCCTCGTCCGGGTGGCGATAAAATTGGCCGCCGAAGACTAGACACACACTTTATTGGTTTCCAAAAGCTAGGAGCCAAATTCAACTTTAACCCGGGAGAAAACTTCTACCGAGTTGAAGCTGAAAAATTAACAGGAACCTACATGTTACTTGATGAAGCATCGGTAACAGGAACAGCAAATATTATAATGGCAGCAGTTTTAGCTAAAGGTGTTACAACAATATACAATGCTGCATGCGAACCATATATTCAGCAACTGTGTAAAATGTTAATCTCCATGGGAGCAAAAATTTCTGGAGTAGGTTCTAATCTAATTAAAATTGAAGGTGTTTCGAAACTATACGGCTGTAAACATCGAATACTTCCAGACATGATAGAAATTGGAAGTTTTATAGGTATGGCCGCACTAACAAAATCAGAAATCACCATTAAAGATGTTGCTTATAAAGAATTAGGAATGATTCCCGATGCTTTTCGCAGATTAGGTATAAAAATGGAATTAAGAGGCGATGATATTTATATTCCAAAACAGGAAAGTTTCGAAATAGAAACTTTTATCGATGGATCGATATTAACCATTGCCGATGCACCTTGGCCCGGATTAACACCCGATTTACTAAGTGTTTTTTTAGTTGTGGCAACCCAAGCAAAAGGAAGCGTATTAATTCATCAGAAAATGTTCGAAAGTCGTTTATTCTTTACAGATAAACTTATAGATATGGGCGCCCAAATTATTCTTTGCGATCCTCACCGTGCAACTGTTATTGGCTTAAACCAAGAACAACAGTTAAGACCTACAACCATGGTTTCGCCAGATATTCGAGCAGGTGTTGCTCTGTTAATAGCTGCTTTATCAGCCGATGGAAAAAGTACAATTCACAATATCGATCAAATAGATCGCGGATATGAAAACATAGACTTAAGACTAAATGCGATTGGTGCAAATATCAAAAGAATTGTTAATTAA